One segment of Streptomyces sp. NA02950 DNA contains the following:
- a CDS encoding glycosyltransferase family 2 protein: protein MSIKVSVVVPVHNTGKTVMDGLASFREQTLPRRDFEVIWVDDGSTDDTPDLIASEIAAEENFHLLRTEHSGWPGRPRNIGMDTARGAYVHFVDDDDRLAPEALERLYARAEETGADIVCGRMAGHGRTVARVLYTKPMTAGNLRRDTVLLSSMTVHKLFRRDFLTAHGIRFPEGRVRLEDHLFMLRAYLLAEKVATVHDYTCYHWMRRDDGNHISFGRIDPEEYLGSVRKIIRMVRDHVEPGPLRNKLISHWYAGKVLGQVQGKKYLSQPPGYREELFEAVHSLVADCVPPEVDAKLPAKQRVVSALVRHGRRGPLETYAALEAGTTHEPRLEGLQWRGGTLVARISTRLVHTGSRGRTTPVLFSRAGDRYRWQLPPSIAGLPGVAEAADFTDEMRRASVTGQLKHRDEATELLLPTTQRAADFPAGDGDRPRPSLLDRLLRRRPRGADAPDAVPSGEQLYGVGFEAEFTIDPATADPGRPLSGVWDAYVRLDCCGWTTARRLGALRASGVDRERMPAFTGRGPSFVNPYWTKDHGNLSLSVDGSFDPLNRAVRDVSRITVTPEGDELAVGVPLTIAPLDTRVPVTVRLERDGGDPLFLDGEIVPPDGPGIPALTFRVPAHEADGPCELHLERGDRSGRLGLRLARLPGTGRWCVTR from the coding sequence ATGAGCATCAAGGTCAGCGTCGTCGTCCCGGTGCACAACACGGGGAAGACGGTCATGGACGGGTTGGCCTCCTTCCGTGAACAGACCCTCCCGCGCCGGGACTTCGAGGTCATCTGGGTCGACGACGGCTCCACCGACGACACCCCCGATCTGATCGCCTCCGAGATCGCGGCCGAGGAGAACTTCCATCTGCTGCGCACCGAGCACTCCGGTTGGCCCGGCCGTCCCCGCAACATCGGGATGGACACCGCCCGGGGCGCCTATGTGCACTTCGTGGACGACGACGACCGGCTGGCCCCCGAGGCCCTGGAGCGGCTGTACGCACGGGCCGAGGAGACCGGCGCCGACATCGTCTGCGGGCGGATGGCCGGACACGGCCGCACCGTCGCCCGGGTGCTCTACACCAAGCCGATGACGGCGGGGAACCTGCGCCGGGACACCGTGCTGCTGTCCAGCATGACCGTGCACAAGCTGTTCCGCCGGGACTTCCTCACCGCGCACGGCATCCGCTTCCCCGAGGGCCGGGTGCGGCTGGAGGACCACCTGTTCATGCTGCGCGCCTACCTCCTGGCCGAGAAGGTCGCCACCGTCCACGACTACACCTGCTACCACTGGATGCGGCGCGACGACGGCAACCACATCAGCTTCGGCCGGATCGACCCCGAGGAGTACCTCGGCAGCGTCCGGAAGATCATCCGGATGGTCCGCGACCACGTCGAACCCGGTCCACTGCGCAACAAGCTGATCTCCCACTGGTACGCGGGCAAGGTGCTGGGCCAGGTGCAGGGCAAGAAGTACCTCTCCCAGCCGCCCGGTTACCGGGAGGAGCTGTTCGAGGCCGTGCACTCACTGGTCGCCGACTGTGTCCCGCCCGAGGTCGACGCCAAGCTCCCGGCCAAGCAGCGGGTGGTCTCCGCCCTCGTCCGGCACGGGCGGCGGGGCCCGCTGGAGACCTACGCGGCCCTGGAGGCGGGCACCACCCACGAACCCCGGCTGGAGGGGCTCCAGTGGCGCGGCGGCACGCTGGTGGCGCGGATCAGCACCCGGCTGGTGCACACCGGCTCCCGCGGCCGTACCACCCCGGTGCTCTTCTCCCGGGCGGGCGACCGCTACCGCTGGCAGCTGCCGCCGTCGATCGCCGGGCTCCCGGGGGTCGCCGAGGCCGCCGACTTCACCGACGAGATGCGCCGGGCCAGCGTCACCGGCCAGCTGAAACACCGGGACGAGGCCACCGAGCTGCTGCTGCCCACCACCCAGCGGGCCGCCGACTTCCCGGCCGGGGACGGCGACCGGCCCCGGCCGTCCCTGCTGGACCGGCTGCTGCGTCGGCGCCCCCGGGGCGCCGACGCCCCGGATGCCGTCCCGTCCGGCGAACAGCTCTACGGGGTGGGCTTCGAGGCCGAGTTCACCATCGACCCGGCCACCGCCGATCCGGGCCGCCCGCTCAGCGGCGTCTGGGACGCCTACGTCCGGCTGGACTGCTGCGGCTGGACCACCGCCCGGCGGCTGGGCGCCCTGCGCGCCAGCGGGGTGGACCGGGAGCGGATGCCCGCCTTCACCGGCCGCGGCCCCTCCTTCGTCAACCCCTACTGGACCAAGGACCACGGCAATCTGAGCCTGTCCGTGGACGGCTCCTTCGACCCGCTCAACCGCGCCGTACGGGATGTCTCCCGGATCACCGTCACCCCCGAGGGGGACGAGCTGGCCGTCGGCGTCCCGCTGACCATCGCCCCGCTGGACACCCGGGTGCCGGTCACCGTGCGGCTGGAGCGGGACGGCGGCGACCCGCTGTTCCTGGACGGCGAGATCGTGCCGCCCGACGGCCCCGGAATCCCCGCGCTCACCTTCCGCGTCCCCGCGCACGAGGCGGACGGACCCTGCGAACTGCACCTGGAGCGCGGCGACCGGTCCGGGCGGCTGGGCCTGCGGCTGGCCCGGCTGCCGGGCACCGGACGCTGGTGCGTCACCCGCTAG
- a CDS encoding CDP-glycerol glycerophosphotransferase family protein — MNRLGIKSPRGLVAFAALAGCLVTAAVAAITGAGGLFAAAGLLGCGCDLLLHRTEPGLMTRLGRLHIGETLRFELRCVLLLLLLGRLHLTGPIGLAAAMTLVLCLLGGQALHAAIRTLIRRRRRLAVVTRNIDLRRLGISDRPPRRLTEWPGQRMLTYELVALLGLTVSLGTEDARWVVAGLALAAGGCLVTVLALVPYLVRAIRMPGPAQVLAEVDAWLIRHRPETVLYFSGSRDSAYQVNMWLETLAALPTPSLVLLRERHLVEELAPTPLPVLCVPSAVHLMNLDLSSVRVALYPANVGKNIHLLRVPTMQHIFLGHGDSDKIASVNPYSKVYDQVWVAGEAGRRRYAEAAVGVRDADIVEVGRPQLDGVRVADGDRAPAPIPTVLYAPTWEGWTDEPGNTSLTSAGEHLVRQLLESERPVRVLYKPHPFTGSRSPAALAAHERVVALIGAANERRAAGPLAQEPEDRTAARAEAARELAELNRRIAALEARLHRADADEAMLTRDSAEPDPAVQAEAEELRQQWHRAHWAAAPPWLHQVVQGPAPTLYQCFDQADLLIGDISSVVSDFIASLKPYALTDTAGLGEAEFRRQFTAARAAYLLDPDASGTDHLLRPLFDPAHDELRTARHELREFLLGPAHPPSVQRFAEAVASAAARGEEVNRLRELQTIREGELDEHQGQRRRPGAQHGEDGHGRVGLLP, encoded by the coding sequence ATGAACCGCCTCGGTATCAAGAGTCCCCGCGGCCTGGTGGCCTTCGCCGCGTTGGCCGGGTGCCTGGTGACGGCGGCGGTGGCCGCCATCACCGGGGCCGGAGGGCTTTTCGCGGCGGCCGGACTGCTCGGCTGCGGCTGCGACCTGCTGCTGCACCGCACCGAACCCGGGCTGATGACCCGTCTGGGGCGGCTGCACATCGGTGAGACCCTGCGCTTCGAACTGCGCTGTGTGCTGCTGCTCCTGCTGCTCGGCCGACTGCATCTGACCGGTCCGATCGGGCTGGCCGCGGCCATGACGCTGGTGCTGTGCCTGCTGGGCGGCCAGGCCCTGCACGCCGCGATACGCACCCTGATCCGGCGCCGCCGCAGACTCGCGGTCGTCACCCGCAACATCGACCTGCGCAGGCTGGGCATCAGCGACCGGCCGCCCCGGCGGCTCACCGAATGGCCCGGTCAGCGGATGCTCACCTACGAGCTGGTGGCCCTGCTGGGTCTGACGGTCTCGCTGGGCACCGAAGACGCCCGCTGGGTGGTGGCCGGGCTGGCGCTGGCCGCCGGAGGCTGTCTGGTGACGGTGCTCGCGCTCGTCCCGTACCTCGTCCGGGCCATCCGGATGCCCGGCCCCGCACAGGTGCTGGCCGAGGTCGACGCCTGGCTGATCCGCCACCGGCCGGAGACGGTCCTGTACTTCTCCGGCTCCCGCGACTCCGCGTACCAGGTCAACATGTGGCTGGAGACGCTGGCCGCGCTGCCCACCCCGTCCCTGGTCCTGCTGCGCGAACGCCATCTGGTGGAGGAGCTGGCACCGACTCCGCTGCCGGTGCTGTGCGTCCCCAGCGCGGTGCATCTGATGAACCTGGACCTCAGCAGTGTGCGGGTCGCGCTCTACCCGGCCAACGTCGGCAAGAACATCCACCTGCTGCGGGTCCCCACCATGCAGCACATCTTCCTCGGCCACGGCGACAGCGACAAGATCGCCAGCGTCAACCCCTACAGCAAGGTCTACGACCAGGTGTGGGTCGCGGGCGAGGCGGGGCGGCGGCGCTACGCCGAGGCCGCCGTCGGGGTCCGGGACGCCGATATCGTCGAGGTCGGCCGCCCCCAGCTGGACGGTGTCCGGGTGGCCGACGGCGACCGCGCCCCGGCGCCCATCCCCACCGTGCTGTACGCCCCCACCTGGGAGGGGTGGACCGACGAACCGGGGAACACCTCGCTCACGTCGGCGGGCGAACACCTCGTACGGCAGCTGCTGGAGAGCGAACGCCCGGTCCGCGTGCTGTACAAGCCGCATCCGTTCACCGGCAGCCGCTCCCCCGCGGCCCTCGCCGCCCACGAGCGCGTCGTCGCCCTGATCGGCGCGGCCAACGAGCGCCGTGCCGCCGGACCGCTCGCCCAGGAGCCGGAGGACCGCACCGCCGCCCGCGCCGAAGCCGCCCGCGAACTGGCCGAACTGAACCGCCGTATCGCCGCCCTGGAGGCCCGGCTGCACCGGGCCGACGCCGACGAGGCGATGCTCACCCGGGACAGTGCCGAACCCGACCCGGCCGTCCAGGCCGAGGCCGAGGAGCTGCGGCAGCAGTGGCACCGCGCCCACTGGGCCGCCGCGCCGCCCTGGCTCCACCAGGTGGTCCAAGGCCCCGCACCCACCCTCTACCAGTGCTTCGACCAGGCCGATCTGCTGATCGGCGACATCTCCAGTGTGGTGTCCGACTTCATCGCCAGCCTCAAGCCGTACGCCCTCACCGACACCGCGGGGCTCGGCGAGGCGGAGTTCCGGCGGCAGTTCACCGCGGCCCGCGCCGCCTATCTGCTCGACCCGGACGCCTCCGGTACGGACCACCTGCTGCGGCCGCTCTTCGACCCGGCCCACGACGAGCTGCGCACCGCCCGCCACGAGCTGAGGGAGTTTCTGCTCGGTCCCGCCCACCCGCCCTCCGTCCAGCGCTTCGCCGAGGCGGTGGCGTCCGCCGCCGCCCGGGGCGAGGAGGTCAACCGGCTGCGGGAACTCCAGACGATCCGCGAGGGAGAACTCGATGAGCATCAAGGTCAGCGTCGTCGTCCCGGTGCACAACACGGGGAAGACGGTCATGGACGGGTTGGCCTCCTTCCGTGA
- a CDS encoding FkbM family methyltransferase, whose protein sequence is MPLAITLPLNPEVLQTGGPYPRALNVLSRKQTAVQRQLRRAGLAGYEPTTQATLLTLAQHTPPGGAVYDIGAHIGLYSALISAVYGKGGPRTVAFEPTPETAALCRRIRECNGLGFEVQQTALSREPGTAELYFSQKSESSNSLNPAHRKHSASVSVPVTTVDAFTEERGLTPHLIKIDVETFEAAVLEGALSTVRRHRPWIVCELLPSADHTALRTALAPLTAMDYGLHPITPDAPWHRYDETSYRPAVSAQCRDWLLAPRPLTPAFHRAVRQWLIAILACDETTNLLTPDKASFPYGWNAPYRPRAPRSGLLPGLPGGYPGRLWLAGAAAFARRALGPATATGRPGSTVPGHRRSAEVPASTR, encoded by the coding sequence ATGCCCCTCGCCATCACTCTCCCGCTGAACCCGGAGGTCCTTCAGACCGGCGGCCCCTATCCGCGCGCGCTCAATGTGCTCAGCCGCAAACAGACCGCGGTGCAGCGGCAGTTGCGGCGCGCCGGTCTCGCGGGCTACGAGCCGACCACCCAGGCCACCCTGCTGACGCTGGCCCAGCACACGCCCCCGGGCGGCGCGGTGTACGACATCGGCGCCCATATCGGGCTGTACTCGGCCCTGATCAGCGCGGTGTACGGGAAGGGCGGACCGCGGACCGTCGCGTTCGAGCCGACCCCGGAGACCGCGGCGCTGTGCCGCCGGATCCGGGAGTGCAACGGGCTGGGGTTCGAGGTGCAGCAGACCGCGCTCTCCCGGGAACCGGGCACCGCCGAGCTGTACTTCTCGCAGAAGTCGGAGTCGTCCAACTCGCTCAACCCGGCGCACCGCAAGCACAGCGCGTCGGTGTCGGTGCCGGTCACCACGGTCGACGCGTTCACCGAGGAGCGCGGTCTCACCCCGCATCTGATCAAGATCGATGTGGAGACCTTCGAGGCGGCGGTGCTGGAGGGCGCGCTGTCGACCGTCCGCCGCCACCGGCCGTGGATCGTGTGCGAACTGCTGCCGAGCGCGGACCACACGGCGCTGCGCACGGCGCTGGCGCCGCTGACCGCCATGGACTACGGGCTCCACCCGATCACCCCGGACGCACCCTGGCACCGCTACGACGAGACCAGCTACCGGCCCGCGGTGAGCGCCCAGTGCCGCGACTGGCTGCTGGCCCCGCGTCCGCTGACCCCCGCCTTCCACCGGGCCGTACGGCAGTGGCTGATCGCGATCCTCGCCTGCGACGAGACCACCAATCTGCTCACGCCCGACAAGGCGTCCTTCCCGTACGGCTGGAACGCTCCCTACCGCCCGCGGGCCCCTCGTTCCGGGCTGCTGCCGGGCCTGCCCGGCGGCTACCCCGGCCGGTTGTGGCTGGCGGGTGCGGCCGCCTTCGCCCGGCGGGCGCTCGGCCCGGCCACCGCGACCGGCCGCCCGGGGTCCACTGTGCCGGGCCACCGCCGTAGTGCGGAGGTGCCGGCCTCGACCCGTTGA
- a CDS encoding stealth family protein, whose translation MPLTAPPARPRPWLAEPPPLVRGYRRAVPLPVRHAVVAMTGAGLRRAAERGLAGASAVSGALRLRRARHRLRRAGLLGAAERTLIADRRSARVATVAPTPTPLFARAENLRLVCEALDRAELDHFVVRCHSNLASAVGVRADQRAEVIAALTALCAREAGYVSRPPRAKRPATSPRLGASAGAWRRLKDASVIRFTRYHTGAGRSGERLVLGPAHGCDIEFWEPSEQSGRPLLLAPRFNRTTASVPAVGEPVRAPGHLFTRIAPADGWRPGPLVRTRPEFLIRLPDEVRFPIDVVYTWVDGSDPLWQRRRAAAAGEGYHAQAANAARYANRDELRYSLRSLYLYAPWVRHIYIVTDRQVPDWLALSHPGITVIDHQDIFDDPGALPTFNSHAIETRLHHIDGLAEHFLYFNDDVFLGSPVTPQDFFLANGVSKFFPSRALIPLAPPDADDVPVSAAGKNNRALLESRFGATITQKMKHTPHAVRRSVLAEIEREFPEEVRATMANRVRSASDVSVPSSLHHYYAFLTGRAVPSSLRYDYFDLAQPAIRSRLARLLRSRRCQAFCLNDTVSSEHDLADQLAVLGPFLDAYFPVPSPLERAPSRQETRQPCPSPSLSR comes from the coding sequence ATGCCCCTCACCGCACCCCCCGCCCGTCCCCGCCCCTGGCTCGCCGAACCGCCGCCCCTGGTGCGCGGCTACCGGCGCGCGGTCCCGCTGCCGGTCCGCCACGCGGTCGTCGCCATGACCGGCGCCGGACTGCGCCGCGCGGCCGAGCGGGGCCTGGCCGGTGCGTCGGCGGTTTCCGGAGCGCTGCGACTGCGCCGGGCGCGGCACCGGCTGCGCCGCGCGGGGCTGCTGGGCGCCGCCGAACGGACCCTGATCGCCGACCGGCGGAGCGCCCGGGTGGCGACCGTGGCGCCCACGCCCACCCCGCTGTTCGCCCGCGCCGAGAACCTGCGGCTGGTGTGCGAGGCCCTGGACCGCGCCGAGCTGGACCACTTCGTCGTCCGCTGCCACAGCAACCTCGCCTCGGCCGTGGGGGTACGGGCCGATCAGCGGGCCGAGGTGATCGCGGCGCTCACCGCGCTGTGCGCGCGGGAGGCGGGTTACGTCTCCCGGCCCCCGCGCGCCAAGCGCCCGGCGACCTCCCCGCGGCTGGGCGCCTCCGCCGGTGCCTGGCGGCGGCTGAAGGACGCCTCCGTGATCCGCTTCACCCGCTACCACACCGGGGCCGGACGGTCCGGGGAGCGGCTGGTGCTGGGCCCCGCGCACGGCTGCGACATCGAGTTCTGGGAGCCGTCCGAACAGAGCGGCCGGCCGCTGCTGCTCGCCCCGCGCTTCAACCGCACCACCGCCTCGGTGCCCGCGGTCGGCGAACCGGTCCGGGCGCCCGGGCACCTGTTCACCCGGATCGCCCCGGCCGACGGCTGGCGGCCGGGGCCGCTGGTGCGCACCCGGCCGGAGTTCCTCATCCGGCTGCCGGACGAGGTGCGCTTCCCCATCGACGTCGTCTACACCTGGGTCGACGGCTCGGACCCACTGTGGCAGCGGCGCCGCGCCGCCGCCGCGGGCGAGGGCTACCACGCGCAGGCCGCCAACGCCGCCCGCTACGCCAACCGCGACGAGCTGCGCTACTCACTGCGCTCGCTCTATCTCTACGCCCCCTGGGTGCGCCACATCTACATCGTGACGGACCGGCAGGTCCCGGACTGGCTCGCGCTCTCCCACCCGGGCATCACCGTCATCGACCACCAGGACATCTTCGACGACCCGGGCGCGCTGCCGACGTTCAACTCCCATGCCATCGAGACCCGGCTGCACCACATCGACGGCCTGGCCGAGCACTTCCTCTACTTCAACGACGACGTCTTCCTCGGCTCCCCCGTCACCCCGCAGGACTTCTTCCTGGCCAACGGGGTGTCCAAGTTCTTCCCCTCGCGCGCGCTGATCCCGCTGGCTCCCCCGGACGCCGACGACGTCCCCGTGTCGGCGGCGGGGAAGAACAACCGGGCGCTGCTGGAGAGCCGGTTCGGCGCGACCATCACCCAGAAGATGAAGCACACCCCGCACGCGGTGCGGCGCAGTGTGCTCGCCGAGATCGAGCGGGAGTTCCCCGAGGAGGTCCGGGCCACCATGGCCAACCGGGTCCGCTCGGCCTCGGACGTCTCCGTACCGTCCTCGCTCCACCACTACTACGCGTTCCTGACCGGCCGCGCGGTCCCCTCCTCACTGCGCTACGACTATTTCGACCTCGCCCAGCCCGCCATCCGCTCGCGGCTGGCCAGACTGCTGCGGTCCCGCCGCTGCCAGGCGTTCTGCCTCAACGACACGGTCTCCTCCGAGCACGACCTCGCGGACCAGCTGGCCGTCCTCGGCCCCTTCCTCGACGCCTACTTCCCCGTCCCCAGCCCGCTGGAGCGGGCTCCCTCCCGACAGGAGACGCGGCAGCCATGCCCCTCGCCATCACTCTCCCGCTGA